In the genome of Pontibacter actiniarum, the window CAGCTACGGATGTTGTACTGCTGTGCAGCGCCAACAGCAGTGGTCAGGAGCAGACATAGGAAAAGGATGGCGCGCAAGCAGTGCATTCGTTGTCTCCGTTTTGCCTCCGGTGGCGGGTCTCTCCTGGTCAGGATCCAACGCGAAAGCGGTTAAGGTATAGACTCCTTACGCATGCTCTGTGAAAAAGTATAAGGGAAATGGTTGCGTGTTCTTGGCTAGAACGCTGTTTTTGGCTGTAAACGTTAAATGTTTAGTAGTGAAAGAGGCTAAAGTTGAGAAATGAGTAACTTTGGGCACTTCGGCAGGCGCTTGCTAGCTGCCTGAAAGCCGAAACAAGGTAATTTCTTTTTCTGGTAGTAATACTCTTGCCTCTATGCCTGTAAGCATCTCAGTAGTCGTTATCACCTTCAACGAAGAGCGTAACATTGCGCGCTGCCTGGAGTCAGTCAGAAACGTGGCTGATGAAATCGTTGTGGTAGACTCTTTCTCAACGGACCGTACGAAGGAGATCTGCCTTTCTTTCGGGTGCCGGTTTGTGGAGCATCCCTTTGAGGGGCACATAGAGCAGAAGAACTATGCCTTAACCCAGGCTGCCCACTACCACGTGCTCTCGCTGGATGCCGATGAGGCCCTGTCGCCGGATCTGGAGCAGGCCGTGCTGGCGGCAAAAAGCAACTGGCAGGCCGACGCCTACAGTATGAACCGCCTCACCAACTACTGCGGCAAGTGGATTCACCACTCCGGTTGGTACCCGGACACCAAAGTGCGCCTGTTTGACCGCAGCAAGGCCACCTGGGGAGGCGAGAACCCCCACGATAAGATCATCCTGAGCAAAGGAGCCAAACTGCAGCACCTGCAGGGCGACCTGCTGCACTACTCGTACTACAGTGTGTCGCAGCACCTGGGGCAGATAAACAGGTTTACGGATGCTTCGTCTAAAGCCCTGATTCGGGATGGAAAGACTGTGTCGCTGCCGATGGTAATCCTGAAACCTGCCTTCCGCTTTTTCAGGGCCTATATCTTAAAGCGCGGTTTTATGGATGGGCCGGAGGGGTTTATCATTTCTGTTTCTTCTGCCGTGTCTGTTTACTACAAGTACGTCAAGCTGTACATGCACAACAAGCAGGTTAACAGGGGCAGCTGATCTATACTTGCTGCAGTACTTCTTTGTAAACGGCTAAGGTGCGCAGCGCTGTGTTCTCCTTCGAGAACTCCTGCAGAAGTTTGCTCGCCCCCTGTATGATAGTGCTGCGCAGGGCCGCGTTGGTGAGCACCTGGTGCACTTTCTCGGCAAGTATGGCCGGCGATTTTACAGGTGCCAGCAGCCCTGTGTCTTCGTTCCGCACGATTTCTGGTATGCCACCAGCCTTGGTCGCAACTACCGGTACCTGGCAGGCAAAGGCATCCAGGATGGTCGTTCCCAGCCCTTCCGTCTCGGAGGTAACCAGCATCACGTCCAGCTCCGGCATCAGCTGGGGGACATTATTTCTGAAGCCTGTGAAGACAAAGGACTGCTGCAGCTTCTTTTGCTGCACGTAAGCCTTTATTTCCTCTCGCAGCGGGCCATCTCCAACAATAAAGAAAAATGCCTCAGGGTGCTGCTTTAGCACCAGTTCAGCGGTATCTACAAAGGTATAATAGTCTTTGTGTGGGGCGATGGCAGACACATTGCCAATAAGCGGGGCTGATGGAGGCAGGTTAAACTCGCGGTGGAGCTTACCGTCCTTTTTGCTGTTGGCAAAGCGGCTAAGGTCAACGCCACTGTGCACCGTTACACAGAGCTCAGGGTGCTTCAGGCTTGCTGATACTACTTCCTTTATTTTATCAGAAACGCAAACAACGCGCTTAATGCCTTTGTAGTTATACTTTAACCGGGAGAGCAGATTGTTCTTAACCGGGAAATCCACGCGGCGGCTAAGTATAATAGGCAGGGTGTTGCCAAGCACATGCGACAGCACACTAATGGCATGCGAGTGGCCGCTGTGCACGTGCATTAAATCAACCTTGTTTTGCTTGCTGTAGGCTTTTACCCGCAGTGCCGTTACTACATCAAACTCATTGGCGAATGGCAGGGCCAGGTGCGGCAGCTGTTGTTGCTGGCAGTAAGTATGAAAGGCAGAGTGCTGCCGGCACGCTACCAGGTTGGTTACTCCCTGCTTGTCGAGCTCCTCTATCAGGTAGGCCACCTGTTGCTCACCGCCTCTCCATGTTTTCTCTGATACCAGATGTAGTATGCGCATTCCGTTGTGTTGGTTCTTACAGTCGTGTAGAAAGCCGGATGACAGGCTTTGGCGCCAAAGTTAGCCTACCTTTTGCGCTCTTACAATCATTGTTTCCCCAAAGAGGACAGGCTTTGAGTGTGTTTGAGAGATAATCTGCCTGTTGCGCGTTCGCTGGTCCTGGTCTTTCTCCTCCTTACTGTACACCATCTTTGTGGTGAGGTAAGCGAGGGGCACTAGCGGAAGGTACAGCCAGGAGGCAGGCTTTGTCTGGTTTGTCGTTACTACGTCAATCCTAAAGTTGCTGGAGTGCAGGAGGTAGCGCATCTCCGGGTAGGAGATCATGGCAATGTGGTGGGAGGGGTCAGGCCTTTGCTCATCCAGCGGCGACTTGCACTTGTTGTGGTGGCCTGTTAAGAACCACCTGAAGCGGGAGTGCAGCGAGCTGATGTTAGGGGTAGAAACGATAAAGTAGCCGCCGGGCTTTAGTATCCTGTTCACTTCCCTGGCGAAGTCAAACTGCTTGTTGATGTGCTCAATGCCGTCTATACAAACAACCACATCCACTGAGTTGTCCTCAAACGGCAGGGGCTTGGTCATGTCGCCCTGGATAAACTGGTCATGCGCTATCTGCAGCCCGTTTACAACATCAACGCTGACAATGTTGCTGTAGCCATTGTCCTTCAGCCGTTGGGTAAATGCGCCTGCTCCGGAGGGAACATCAAGAATACGGGCTCCTTTGTCGGCTGGCAGTAGGTTAAAGACGGTTTCGTGGGTGTTCTTGGAGGTATTGATGGGGATGCCTTTATAACTTCTTCTCATAAGAATCAGGAGTAACAGGTGCTGATCGGTTTAGGGTTTGCAATACTTATGGCTACAAATGATGATCGCCTACTAAATATAACAAATTATCTTCAATGGTAATCAAGTTTCAGTTCCGGAGAAAATATTGTACTTAAATACAATAATGCCTGCAACTTTAAAAATGCTACGTATAAGACCATACAAGCACATTTGGGCAGGCAGGCCGTAACCCTTAAGCCCCAAGCGTGGTATGTAATTAAAATTCCTATATTTGCGTATTACGCGCGATGGAGGACTTCACTAAAGTACAAAATCCATTAAAGTAAATGAGCGAGCAAACAGGTAAACAGCTTAGTAAAGAGGAAAAGGACGCACGGTTCGAGGCCGAACTGCTTCCTGTGCTGGACCCTCTGTACAATTTTGCCTACAGGCTCACCTTAGACGAAGACGACGCCAACGACCTGGTACAGGAGACTTACCTGAAGGCATACCGCTTTTTTGACTACTTCGAGCAAGGAACTAATGCAAAAGCATGGCTGTTCCGAATCCTGAAGAACTCTTTCATTAACGAGTTCCGGAAGAAGAGCAAACAGCCTGCCAAGGTAGACTACAGCGAGGTGGAGGGGTATTACAACTCCGAGGACGTGGAAGGTGAGAGCGGCGTGGCATCCACGACCGACATGCGCACTGAAAGCGTGCAGGACCTGATCGGCGACGAGGTGGCCAGCGCCCTGAATGCTCTGCCCGTGGACTTTAGGACAGTGATTATACTTTGTGATTTGGAAGGCTTTACCTACGAAGAGATGGCCAAGATATTGGACATCCCCATAGGCACCGTACGCTCCAGGTTGCACCGAGCCCGGAACTCTTTGAAAGAGAAGTTGGAAAAGTATGCTAAAGGCATGGGATATAACAGTTAGAGAAGAAAATTAAGAGTTTGAGTTAAGATGGAATCAAAAATTACAGAAGTATACCCAAAAGCACCTGGCGATGCGCGTACGGCCGACTGTGAGCAGGTATCTCACATGCTAGACCTGATGATTGACGGCGAGGCGTCCCCCGAGGAACAGAAGTTCTTCAACCACCATATTGAAGACTGCGTCAGCTGCTTCGAGAACCATCAAAAACAAAAGCTCTTGAAAGGGCTGATAACCGGCCACCTGAAGCGCGTGATTGTACCACATAGCCTGGTGCAGTCTATAAAAGCGAGGATTCAAGAAACGTTATAACCCCTAATGCAAGGCAAGATTATCATCTTCTCGGCGCCATCCGGTGCCGGTAAAACCACTATTGTAAAGCACCTGCTCAGCGTAAACCCCCAGCTGAATTTCTCTATCTCGGCCTGCACCCGCGACAAGCGCGGCCGCACCGAAGAGAATGGCAAAGACTACTACTTTATCACGCCCGAGGATTTTAAGAAGAAAATCGCAAACGATGAGTTTGTAGAGTGGGAGGAGGTATACGAGGGCGCTTTCTACGGTACATTAAAGTCTGAAATCGAACGGATCTGGAAGAGCGGCAAGCACGTTATTCTGGACGTAGACGTAAAAGGAGGATTAAGTATAAAGCATTTTTACAAAGAAAGAGCACTGGCCGTATTCGTTAAGCCACCGTCCATAGACGAGCTGGCCAAGCGCCTGACGGCCCGCAACACCGATTCGGCCTCCAGCATCAGCAGCCGCGTGTTCAAAGCCAAGTTTGAGATGGGCTTTGAGGACCAGTTCGACAAGGTGATCGTGAACGACGACCTGACCCGGGCCTGCACTGAGGCGGAGAAGCTGGTAAATGATTTTCTGAAGTCTGAACCCGCGATCGTATGAAGGTAGGGCTCCTGTTTGGCTCCTTCAACCCCATCCATACCGGGCACCTTATACTTGCCAACTTCATGGCCACCAACACCGACCTGGATACGGTATGGCTGGTTGTGTCTCCGCAGAACCCGTTTAAGCCCAGCAACACGCTGCTGCACGAGTTCGACAGGCTGCACATGGTGTCGCTGGCGATAGCCGATAACCCGAACCTGGGCGTGTCGAACATTGAGTTCAGCATGCCCAAGCCGAGCTACACCATCGACACCCTGACCTATCTGCAGGAGAAGTATCCCAGCTATGAGTTTGTGCTGATTATGGGGGAGGACAACCTGTCGTTGTTTCCGAAGTGGAAGAACGCCGAGAGCATCCTGGCGTTTCACAAGGTTTACGTTTACCCGCGCTCCGGCTCCGTTACCACGGAGCTGCCGGACATGCCGAACGTAACTTTTGTGAAAGCTCCTGTACTGGATATCTCCGCCACGTTCATCCGCAAATGCATACGAGAGGAGAAAAGTATAAAGTACCTGGTGCCGGATGAGGTGGCCGATTACATCCAGGTGCACCGGCTCTACCAGTAGCTTTCCTCGTGTCAGGTAACGCGATACACGTAGCACGCCCAGTTTGTAGTATAACTTGAGTGAAAACAGAAAAGGCCTTCGATCTTGATCGAAGGCCTTTTCTGTAATCGTATTTCTTGCTGCGTGCTACGAGGTACGCATTTAGATCGTCATGATCTCCGCTTCCTTCTTGGCAAGCAGCTCATCTATCTTCACGATGTAAGCGTCAGTCAGCTTCTGTACTTTGCCCTCTGCGTCGCGAACGGCGTCTTCGGCAGTGCCTTCCTTCTGCAGCTTCTTCAGCGAGTCGTTTACATCTTTACGGATGTTGCGGATGCTGATCTTGCCGTTCTCTGTTTCTCCCTTCACCTGCTTTACCAGGTCGCGGCGGCGCTCCTCCGTCAGGGCAGGAATGTTCAGGCGAACCGCGTCAGCCTCTTGCTGTGGGTTCAGGCCAAGGTCGCTGTTCTTGATGGCTTTGTTGATCTCACCAAGCATGTTCTTCTCCCAAGGCTTGATAAGCAGCGTGCGTGCATCCGGTGCAGCAACGTTGGCAACCTGGGAAATTGGAGTCGGGTTGCCGTAGTAGTCTACGCGCAGGTGCTCGATCATGGCAGGGGAGGCCTTACCCGCTCTGATTTTGGTTAGCTCGCTGCTGGTATGCTGCAAGGCCTTCTGCATAGACTCCTCCGCCTCGCTTAGGTAAAACTGAATTTCTTCCGTCATATCTGTTTACTTATTCTTGTTCTGAAAAATTTCTGGGCAAAAATAGCAAATTTTATTTTTTGTCGCCTTTTGGCCCCGACTGCATCTGGTCTACCGTTTCCTTCAGCGTTTCGCCGAGGTCGTCCATGCTCACGAGCGTTCCCACGCGCTCGCCCTGCACCAGGCGCTTCAGGTTGCCCTGCGTGTTCATGTCGAACACGATAATAGGGAGGTCATTCTCTTTGCACAGCGTAAAGGCTGTCATGTCCATTACGTTCAGCCCCTGCTCGAAAACGTCCTTAAACGAGATCTGGGAGTAGAATACGGCGTTCGGGTCTTTCTCCGGGTCAGCAGAGTAAATGCCGTCCACACGGGTGCCTTTCAGTACCACGTCGGCCTCAATCTCGATGGCGCGCAGCGAGGCGGCCGAATCGGTTGTGAAGTACGGGTTACCGGTGCCGGCGCCAAAGATTACCACACGGCCCTTCTCCAGGTGGCGCACGGCGCGGCGGCGGATGTAGGGCTCGCATACTTGCTGAATGTTGATGCCGGAGAGCAGTCGCGTGTACACGCCCAGTTTCTCGAGGGCGCTTTGCAGTGCCATGCTGTTGATAACGGTCGCCAGCATGCCCATGTAGTCTCCCTGCACACGGTCCAGCCCAACCTGCTCCGCCTGCACGCCCCTGAAAATATTACCTCCGCCAATCACTACGGCCACTTCCACACCCAGGGCGGCTACCTCTTTAATCTCTTCGGCATACTGAATCAGTCTGTTAGAGTCGATGCCGTACTGCTGTTCGCCCATCAGTGCCTCGCCACTCAGCTTTAGCAAAATTCGTTTATACTTCACGGTATTTTATCTGTATAGGTTTTGAATTCTTTTAACACAAAGAAGCGGCCACCGTGGCAGCCGCTCTCGCTAACAAATATCTATTGAAAAAGGATCAGCACCTGGCTCTTTTCTACGTTTTGCCTGGTCTGCACCTTTATTTCCTTTACGACGCCATCGCCCGGCGACTTAAGGATGTTCTCCATCTTCATCGCCTCCAGGATCATGATCGGGTCGCCTTTCTTTACTTCCTGGCCCGGCTCTACCTTAATCTCAAGTATAAGCCCCGGCATGGGCGCTTTCACGTCATTCACCTTGTTGGCGTTGGCGTTGCTCATGCCCAGCTTGTCCAGCAGCAGGTCAAAACGGTCTTTAACGCTAACAGTCTGTATGGCACCGTTTATCTTAAAGTTGAAGGTCTTTTCCTGGTAATTAGCCGAAACTACCTCCGCGGTGAAGGAGCGGGAGCCTTTGATGATGTGGTAGGTATTGGGGCCGATAGGCGAGACGTCCCAGCCAAAAGGTGTTCCGTTTAGGGAGATACCATCTTTCTGAATATCAACCTGCCATGTTTTGTCGTTACCGGTTTTTACCTGAAGCATCTTCTTTCGTATGGTTTTGACCTTAAAGTTAGTGGTTTCTCAGAGTATTTTTAGAACTTCACCTCAAAATTAAATCATTCCAAGCATGAATCATAGGTTTCTGAGCATAGTAGGTTTAGCGGCTGCCATGGCCTTTACGAGTGGCTGCAACACCAATAAAGCCGTTGTAGCGACAAAAGCCCCTGCCCCGGCTGCACGCAAAGCCAAAGCAGCCCCCGCCGACGCTGTGCCCGTGTGGGCATCGAAAAAGTATGCCTTTAACCCCTCCCGAACCAAGGAGAGCGACCTGCTGCACACCACCCTGCGCGTGAGCTTTGACTGGGAGAAACAGTACCTGCACGGTTTGGCGGAGATTACGGCAAAGCCATACTTCTACCCGCAGCGCCAGTTGGTGCTGGATGCCAAAGGCATGGATATCCACAGCGTATACCTAATGCAAGGCTACGACGGAACGCCGCTGGAGTTTGACTATGACGGCCAAAAGCTGACGATTGACTTGGGTAAGGCCTACACCCGCGAGGAGCAGTACACCATTGAGGTAGACTACACAGCCAAGCCGAACGAGCTGCCGACCGGTGGCTCCGATGCCATTACAGCGGATAAGGGCCTGTACTTTATCAACCCGCTGGGGAAGGAGCCGAACAAGCCGCAGCAGATCTGGACGCAGGGCGAAACGGAGGCCAGCTCGGCCTGGTTCCCCACCATCGATGCGCCCAACGAGCGCATGACGCAGGAAATCTACGTTACGGTAGACCCCAAGTATAAAACCCTGTCCAACGGCGAGTTTATCTACTCGCGGCAGAACGCCGACGGCACCAAAACAGATTACTGGAAGCAAGAGCTGCCCCACGCCCCGTACCTGGCCATGCTGGCCATCGGCGACTTTGCCGTGGTGCAGGACAAGTGGCGCGACAGGGAGGTGAACTACTATGTGGAGCCGGCCTATAAAAATACAGCCAAGAAAGTATTCGGCAACACGCCCGAAATGATGGAGTTTTTCTCGCAGAAGCTGGGAGTGGCTTACCCGTGGCCAAAGTATGCGCAGGTGGTCGTGCGCGATTTTGTGTCGGGGGCGATGGAGAACACCTCGGCCTCCACCTTTATGGAGGATCTGCAGCTAAACGAGCGCGAGCTGCTCGATAAGAGCTGGGACGGTATTATCGCGCATGAGCTGTTCCACCAGTGGTTCGGAGACTACGTAACGACGGAGTCCTGGGCCAACCTGCCCCTGAACGAGGCTTTCGCCAACTACTCCGAGTACCTGTGGGCCGAGCACAAGTACGGCGCAGACGAGGCCGCCTACCTGCAGATGGATGAGCTAAGCCAGTACCTGGATGAGGCGCAGGAAAAGCGGGAGCCGCTCATCCGCTACTACTACAAAGACCGCGAAGACATGTTCGACAGCCACTCCTACGCCAAAGGCGGCCGCGTGCTGCACATGCTGCGCCAGTTGGTTGGCGACGAAGCCTGGTGGGCCTCGCTCAACTTATACCTAACGCGAAACAAGTTCTCCGATGTAGAGGTGGCGGAGCTGCGCATGGCCTTCGAGGATGTGACAGGCCGTGACTTGATGTGGTTCTTTGACCAGTGGTTTATGCAGCCGGGGCACCCGGAGCTGAAAGTGGAGCAAACCTACGCCAACGGGCAGGTAAAGCTGTACGTCCGGCAGATGCAGGACACAACCTATGCGCCGCTGTACCGCCTGCCGCTAAACGTCGCCGTGTGGGCGGGGGGCAAAAAGCAGGTGCACCCGGTGGTGGTAGACAAGGCCGAGCAGCTCTTTACCTTTGATGTGGCGGAGCAGCCGCAGCTGGTGTTGCTGGACCCGGAGCAGCAGCTACTGGGGGTGGTGGAGCAGGAGAAAACAGAGCAGGAGCTGCTCTTCCAATTCCACAACGCCGAACAGCTGGCCCTGAAGCTCGAGGCGCTGGAGGAACTACAGGAGCAGGCGGCCCGCCCGCAGGTGCTCAGCATGTACCAGCAGGCCCTGCGGGATGAATACTGGATGGTCCGAAGCAAAGCCATAAACATGCTCAGCCAGCTAAAGGAGGGGCAGGCAGCGCCGGTAGAGCCGAAGGTAAAGGAAATGGCCACACAGGACGAAAAAGGAGCCGTGCGGGCCGACGCCATACTTGCCCTGGCAGGCTGGAACGGCAACAAGTATAAACCGGTGTTTGAAAAAGCCATGCGCGACAGTTCCTACCAGGCCAGCGCCGCCGCCATACTTGCCTACGCGGGCACCGGTGCGGCGGACGCGCCGAAGAAGCTTGCCCGGTTTGAGGGTGAGACCAACGAGGAAATAGTGCTGGCCCTGGCCACCCTTTATGCCGTGGAGGCCGGCCCTGAAAAGTACGGCTGGTTTATGAAACAGATGAAGGCAGCAAGCGGCGGCGAACTTTATTACCTCCTGCAAAGCTTTGGCGCCTACCTGGCCGGAAACAGCGAGACGAACACCCCCGAAGTGATTTCCCTGCTGGCCGACCTGGCGCAGCACCACCGGTTGTACTACGTGCGCGCGGCTGCCTATCAGGCACTTATGGTGATGTCGGAGAAGCCGGAGGTGCAGGCTTTGCTGTAGCAGATCAAGGCCAATGAGAAGGACGCGCGCCTGCTGGAAATGTACGGTGCGTAAGCCTGCGCGAAATTTTTTAACATTTTTTTACCGGAATGTTTGACTTCGATAAAAAAGCGCTTAATTTTGCATCCACTTAGAACGAAGAACACGGCAGAAGCGGTGAGGTTTTAAGGGAAAAGTTCTGCTGTTTTGATGTAGGATTAAGTTTCGGGGAGATTCCAGAGCGGCCAAATGGGACGGACTGTAACTCCGTTGTCTTACGACTTCGCAGGTTCGAATCCTGCTCTCCCCACAACTGAATGAGTGAATAAGCGAATGAGTGAATTGTGTATTCAGGCATTCAATTATTCACTCATTCAAAATTAAAGTAAGCGGGAGTAGCTCAGTTGGTAGAGCGATAGCCTTCCAAGCTATAGGCCGCGAGTTCGACCCTCGTCTCCCGCTCATTTAAGTCAGAAAACATATTTACTAAAAGGACTGGAGAAGGAAATTCATGCAGATGAGCTTCCTTTTTAGTGTAAATAGGGTTGTAGTTTTCTGGTGGATTCAAAAGCCGACGTAGCTCAGGGGTAGAGTACTTCCTTGGTAAGGAAGGGGTCGTGGGTTCAATTCCCATCGTTGGCTCACAGTCCGTTACGTGTATATTTAAAAGCGCGACATAAACTTAAACGTTTTAACCTTAATTTAATATCATACAATGGCTAAAGAAACATTTGACCGTTCCAAACCGCACGTAAATATCGGTACTATTGGTCACGTTGACCACGGTAAGACTACTCTTACAGCTGCTATCACTACTGTGTTGGCTAAGAAAGGTCTGGCTTCGCTTCGTGACTTCTCTTCAATTGACAACGCTCCTGAAGAAAAAGAAAGAGGTATTACTATCAATACTTCTCACGTAGAATACGCTACAGAAAACCGTCACTATGCTCACGTTGACTGCCCAGGTCACGCTGACTACGTGAAGAACATGGTTACTGGTGCTGCCCAGATGGACGGTGCTATCCTAGTGGTTGCTGCTACTGATGGTCCTATGCCACAGACGCGTGAGCACATCCTTCTTGCCCGTCAGGTAGGTGTACCTCAGCTGGTAGTATTCATGAACAAAGTGGACATGGTGGACGACCCAGAGCTTCTTGAGCTGGTTGAGATGGAAATCCGTGAACTGCTTTCTTTCTACGAGTTCGATGGCGATAACATTCCAGTGATTCAGGGTTCAGCTCTTGGTGGCCTTAACGGCGACGACAAGTGGGTGAAAACTATCGAAGAGCTGATGGATGCTGTTGATAGCTGGATTCCACTTCCAGAGCGTCTGGTTGACCTTCCATTCTTGATGCCAGTTGAGGACGTGTTCTCAATCACTGGTCGTGGTACAGTAGCTACTGGCCGTATCGAGCGTGGTGTAATCAACTCAGGTGAGCCGGTTGAAATCCTTGGTATGGGTGCTGAGAACCTGAAGTCTACAGTTACTGGTGTGGAGATGTTCCGCAAGATCCTTGACAGAGGTGAAGCTGGTGACAACGTAGGTCTGCTGCTTCGTGGTATTGAGAAAACTGATATCCGTCGTGGTATGGTTATCTGTAAGCCAGGTTCAGTTAAGCCTCACACTAAATTCAAAGCCGAAGTTTACGTTCTTTCTAAAGAAGAAGGTGGCCGTCACACGCCATTCTTCAACAAGTACCGTCCACAGTTCTACTTCAGAACGACAGACGTTACTGGCGAGATCATGCTTCCAGAAGGCGTAGAAATGGTTATGCCAGGTGATAACATCACTATCGAGGTGAACCTGATCAACGCTGTAGCGATGGAGAAAGGTCTGCGTTTCGCTATCCGTGAGGGTGGTAGAACTGTAGGTGCCGGTCAGGTAACTGAAATCCTTGACTAATAATATGTTTCAAACCCGTTCTTGGAAAAGTTTTTTAAGAACGGGTTTGTTTTCATAAAACTTATGGATAAATTTGCACTCCATTTAAAAAAGTGGCGTGCATTTTTTTACGGGTGTAGCTCAATTGGTAGAGTAGTGGTCTCCAAAACCATTGGCTGGGAGTTCGAGTCTCTCCACCCGTGCAATTTTTCACTATCTGGTAAGCGAAGCGATGAGCAACATAAGGACCTATATTAACGATACTGTGGAGGAGATGAAAGATAGAGTCTCCTGGCCAACATACTCTGAGCTGCAGAACAGCTCGGTGCTGGTGTTGATCGGTTCTTTGATTTTTGCTCTTGTGGTTGGCGCAATGGACTTTGGGTTCGATACTGTGCTGACTTGGTTTTACAACCAGTTTTAATAAAGTCTATGGCTGATTTAAAGTGGTATGTAGTTCGTGCGGTTAGTGGCCAGGAGAAAAAAGCGAAAGCTTACCTGGAGAATGAGATAATGAGGCACAACCTCGATGAGTATGTTCCGCAGGTGTTGATACCGGCAGAGAAAGTATACGAAATGCGAGGCGGCAAGAAACGAATCAGAGAGCGTAGTTTTTTCCCAGGCTACGTGCTGGTGCACGCCGACCTCTCTCACGGTGAAGCAGAACACATTATTATCAGTACGCCGGGTGTCATCGGCTTCTTAGGTACTGAGGAGAAGGGTGCGGCAAGTAAAAAGCCGGTGCCGCTGCGCCAGTCGGAGGTAAACAGAATACTGGGTACTGTAGACGAGGCAGAAGAGCAGACAGAAGTACTTGACACGCCATTTGTAGTTGGGGAGATTGTAAAAGTAATGGATGGTCCATTCAGCGGTTTCTCCGGTACGGTGGAAGAGGTGTTCGAGGAGCGTAAGAAGCTGAACGTAATGGTGAAGATCTTCGGAAGAAACACACCGGTTGAGCTGAACTACATGCAAGTAGAAAAAGAATCGTAGTAAATACATATAATGGCAAAGGAAATAAAAGGTTATCTGAAGCTTCAGATAAAGGGAGGTGCCGCGAACCCATCGCCACCGGTTGGACCTGCACTTGGTTCTAAAGGTCTTAACATCATGGAGTTCTGTAAGCAGTTCAATGCTAGAACACAGGATAAGGCAGGCCAGGTGTTACCAGTTTTGATTACTATTTACGCAGACAAGTCGTTTGACTTCGTTGTTAAAACTCCACCTGCTCCAGTGTTGCTGATGGACGCCGCTAAAATCAAAGGCGGTTCCAAAGAGCCTAACCGTAACAAAGTTGGCTCGGTATCATGGGATCAGATCAAAGAGATTGCTGAAACGAAGATGCCTGACCTGAATGCTTTCAAACTGGAGTCAGCCATGAAAATGGTAGCAGGAACAGCAAGAAGCATGGGAATCACCGTATCTGGCACAGCTCCGTGGAACGAATAACAAGTTGAAGGAAAATGGCGAAGATTTCAAAAAATAGAAAAGCGGCTTTAGCGAAAGCCGATCTAACGAAAGAGTATTCTTTAACAGATGCCGCTTCAGTTGTAAAGGACATTACCTTCACAAAGTTTGATGCCTCTGTTGATATTGATGTACGTTTAGGCGTAGATCCACGAAAAGCAGATCAGATGGTTCGTGGTATCGTTACATTGCCTCATGGTACTGGTAAAGAAGTAAAAGTACTTGCCCTAGTTACTCCGGACAAAGAGGAGGAAGCTAGAGAAGCTGGCGCTGACTTCGTTGGTCTTGATGATTATATCCAGAAAATCGAAAAAGGATGGACGGATGTTGACGTAATCATCACGATGCCTGCAGTTATGGCTAAAGTAGGTCGTTTGGGTAGAATCTTAGGTCCTCGTAACCTGATGCCAAACCCTAAGTCGGGTACCGTTACTCAAGATGTAGCGAAAGCTGTTAAAGAGGTGAAAG includes:
- the rplA gene encoding 50S ribosomal protein L1, giving the protein MAKISKNRKAALAKADLTKEYSLTDAASVVKDITFTKFDASVDIDVRLGVDPRKADQMVRGIVTLPHGTGKEVKVLALVTPDKEEEAREAGADFVGLDDYIQKIEKGWTDVDVIITMPAVMAKVGRLGRILGPRNLMPNPKSGTVTQDVAKAVKEVKAGKIDFKVDKFGIIHTSVGKVSFSAEQLAANANEVIQTLNRLKPASAKGTYIKSITLSSTMSPAVTVEKNSAI
- the rplK gene encoding 50S ribosomal protein L11 translates to MAKEIKGYLKLQIKGGAANPSPPVGPALGSKGLNIMEFCKQFNARTQDKAGQVLPVLITIYADKSFDFVVKTPPAPVLLMDAAKIKGGSKEPNRNKVGSVSWDQIKEIAETKMPDLNAFKLESAMKMVAGTARSMGITVSGTAPWNE